Genomic window (Streptomyces sp. TG1A-60):
CGACACGGGCAGCTACGACACGACGCCCTGGTCGGCCGATCACGAGCATCTCGCCGCGGTCCCCGCGCAGTCCACGAGCCCCGACGTCAGTGGCCAGTGGGACGCGCGCGGCTGGCTGCACGCCGACGCCGAACAGCTCGGCGAGTCCGGCCAGTTGGAACAGAACGACCAGACCCAGCAGTGGGTCGGCACCCAGCACTTCGACACGGGCGCGTTCGACGCCACGCAGTGGAACAGCGACGGCACGCCGGCCACCGACGAACACGACGCCGCCTCCGACTCGTACGACGCGCACGAGCACCCCCGGACCGAAGTGGTGGACTTCTCGGCCGAGGCCGTGGACTTCGCCCAGCAGGCGACCGCCACCTTCGAGCAGGTCACCCCGCACGACCAGGACCAACCCCCCTCCGCCGACGACGGGTTCGAGGCCGACGACGCCACACTCCTCGACGGCGAGGAGGAGGCCTCCCCGGCGGCCACCAAGAGCGCGAGCCCTGGTCGCGCCGCCGCCCGCGCGGCCTCGCGGTCACGTCGGCGCGCTCCGGCCAAACGTTCCGCCCTGCTGACCGTGGCCGTTCCGTCGGCCTGTGTCATGGGTGTCGCGGGCATCGCGGCGGCCTCCGTCGGCGCCGTGTCGGACGACTCGGAGACGACGGCGACGGTCAAGTCGGACGTCACCGCCGTGAAGCCGTCCACCGCCAACAACCAGCTCGACACCCAGCTGGAGCGCCTCTCCGCCGAGGCGGACGACTTCGCCGAACGGGCGAGCCGGACCCAGGAGCGCATCGACCTCAAGACCCAGCAGGAGCTTGAGCAGAAGAAGGCGGCGGCCGAGGCGGCCCGCAAGGAGCGGCTGCGTCCGAAGTTCGCCCTGCCGGTCTCCAAGCTCGGACTCAGCGCGTACTACGGGCAGTCCGGCGTCAACTGGATGTCCCTGCACACCGGCATCGACTTCCCCGTCTCGTACGGCACCCCGGTGCTGGCCGCGACCGACGGCACCGTGCGCACCGAGTGGAACAGCGCCTACGGCAACATGGTCATCGTGACGGCCAAGGACGGCACCGAGACCTGGTACTGCCACCTCTCCACGTACAAGGTCGCCTCGGGTACGACCGTCAAGGCCGGCGACACCATCGCGTACTCGGGTAACTCGGGCAACTCGACCGGCCCGCACCTGCACTTCGAGGTGCACCCGGCGGGCGGCTCCGCCATCGACCCCCTGTCGTGGCTGCGCAGCCACGGGCTGGACCCGGCGTAACGGACTCCGGCGCGACGGATACGGGAACGAAGACAGGGCCCCTGCTCAGCAGGGGCCCGAGTCATGTCACCGAAGAGCTCGCTACAGCTTCTCCACCGGCGCATAGCGCAGCAGCAGCCGCTTCGGCTTGGTGTCGCCGAAGTCGATCGTCGCCTCCGTGTTCGCGCCAGTGCCCTTGACGCCGACGACCGTGCCGAGGCCGAACTGGTCGTGGGTGACGCGGTCGCCGACGGCCAGGGAGACGACCGGCTTCTCGGCGGCGGTGCGGCGGGTCGCGAAGCCGGACGCGCCGGAGGCGGAGGACCGGGAGCGCGAGGACGACAGCGACGACGCGAGGCCGGCGGCAGGGCCCGAGGAAACCGGCGCGGAGGCACCCGTCCGCTTCCACTCCAGGTGGGTGGCCGGAATCTCCTCCAGGAAGCGGGACGGCGGGTTGTAGGAGGGCTGGCCCCAGGCGCTGCGCAGCGAGGACCGGGTGAGATAGAGCCGCTCACGGGCGCGGGTGATGCCGACGTACGCGAGGCGACGCTCCTCCTCCAGTTCCTTGGTCTGGCCGAGGGCGCGCATGTGCGGGAAGACACCGTCCTCCATGCCGGTCAGGAAGACGACCGGGAACTCCAGGCCCTTGGCGGTGTGGAGGGTCATGAGCGTGATGACGCCCGAGCCGTCCTCCTCCTCGTCCGGGATCTGGTCGGAGTCGGCGACGAGGGCGACCCGCTCCAGGAAGGAGGCGAGCCCACCGGCCGCCGCTGCCGCGCCCGCTTCCCCGCCCTCACCCGGGGTCGCGGTCTCGCTCCCGCCGGTCTCCTGCTCGAACTCCAGGGCCACGGCGGCGAGTTCCTGGAGGTTCTCGATGCGGGTCTCGTCCTGCGGGTCCGTGGAGGCCTGCAACTCGGCCAGATAGCCGGTCCGTTCGAGGACCGCCTCCAGGATCGTCGCCGCTCCGGCGCCGGAGTCGACGACGGTCCGCAGGTCCTCCATCAGCGTGTTGAACCGCTTGACCGCGTTCGTCGACCGGGCCGCCATGCCGTACGCCTCGTCGACGCGCTTCAGCGCCTGCGGGAAGCTGATCTTCTCGCGCTGCGACAGCGCGTCGATCATCGCCTCGG
Coding sequences:
- a CDS encoding peptidoglycan DD-metalloendopeptidase family protein — translated: MNDRHPSGTATPSTPASEADPAHYASYGHQEVGYGDFTTYGDYTATGFASGTGPHTTVTGTFETDPLFGDLPGKDTGTGSNDASQWATGSHRTLNYDPYAAQHQAAYDTGSYDTTPWSADHEHLAAVPAQSTSPDVSGQWDARGWLHADAEQLGESGQLEQNDQTQQWVGTQHFDTGAFDATQWNSDGTPATDEHDAASDSYDAHEHPRTEVVDFSAEAVDFAQQATATFEQVTPHDQDQPPSADDGFEADDATLLDGEEEASPAATKSASPGRAAARAASRSRRRAPAKRSALLTVAVPSACVMGVAGIAAASVGAVSDDSETTATVKSDVTAVKPSTANNQLDTQLERLSAEADDFAERASRTQERIDLKTQQELEQKKAAAEAARKERLRPKFALPVSKLGLSAYYGQSGVNWMSLHTGIDFPVSYGTPVLAATDGTVRTEWNSAYGNMVIVTAKDGTETWYCHLSTYKVASGTTVKAGDTIAYSGNSGNSTGPHLHFEVHPAGGSAIDPLSWLRSHGLDPA